DNA from candidate division KSB1 bacterium:
TTTGGATAAAGTTTCAAACGTGTACGGTAATTGGATTACAAATCCTGAATATCCATTGGAACTGGTCGAATTGGATTCTGCAAAAATAGAGGTCGGATCATTAAAGTTGGAGACCTCCCCGGTCAAACATACGGAAGCGTCAATCGCATATCGTATTACAACTTCAAACGGTAAATCCATTACCTATTCGGGCGATACGGATGAATGTGAGTCGATTATCAACCTGGCTTTTGAAACGGATTTATTGGTGATTGAATGTTCATTCCCATCAACAAAGAAGGTCAATGGTCATCTTACACCGCTTGAAGTAGGCAGGATCGCCACTGCCTGCAAATGCAAACATGTCGTGTTAACTCATCTTTACCCGGTCCATAAGACAAATCCGGCCGATGAACTAAAAGAACTGTTTGGTGGTAAAGTCACCCTGGGAAGCGATTTGATGACATTTCAAATATAAAAATCGTTTTTGTGAAAATAATCTTTCTAAATATTTATGGTATTAGGAATGGCTGATATCTTTGAACAAATTCAGCCCAACTGGAATAACCGGTTACGCTGGTTTATTGCCGCTTCGCTTTTATTGCATTTGATATTAATATTCCTATTCGGATCTGCGACTAATTTCCGGTTTTTCGATATGGTTCCTGAGATAGAAGCCAAAGATAAAAACAATGACATCGTATTTGAGCTCGTTGACACCCCGGATCAATCCAATACTGACAAACTTCCTGACGAAACCCGTTTTGCCTCCGATAAAAGCATGACTGCTATGAATCCGGAAAGAACCGAGAATATTAGTGATTTACCGTTTAACCCGGGACAGACAGAATTTGCAGAGATTCCTACCAATCAGTTGAATCCATCTAACGAGGCCGCACAAACAGCCGAGGCTGAACCAATTGATTCAAAAGAAACTAAAAGTGAATCCCAATCGGAATTAGAATTGAAGGAATTCGCATTAGATCCGACAAAGCGTCGAAGTTTTAGTCGGGACCTTTTGGTTGGAAAAAAACCCGCCTCGCAACCTCAAGCCTCCAGACCCAGTTTTGAAAACAAGGAATTTAGTGTCGAAGAGCTGGGTGGATTCGCTTTCAATACTTACAATTGGAATTTTGCGCCTTATTTATTATATCTAAAAAAACAAATTCAGGCGCATGTTTTTCCACCGCCGGCATTTTCAAAAATGGGCATTATTGAGGGCCGTTCAGTAGTACGCTTCTTAATTAATAAAGATGGCAGTTTACTCGACATTCAAATATTAGATACGGAAGGCCATAGATCCCTGTTGAAAACCAGTACAAATGCGGTGAATTCTTCTTCACCGTTTCGTCCTCTGCCGTCTAATTTCCCGGAAGATTATCTTGAAGTAACCGGTACTTTTGTCTATACGGTTTACAAATAAAAATTGTAACTGTTCAGCTATTAGCATCCCGACGATTCGGGATTGGAAAAATTAAGTGAGAAATTTTAGGACTCCGAATATTTGGCAAGAAGATATGCCATCCCGACGCTTCGGGATTGGCAGAATGGCTTCCTGTTGAAGAGAAATATGGGTTAACTAAGAAGTCAAATCTATCGTTCGGCTGTACCTAATACCATCAAATATTGCCGAGGGTTGCAGCCGATGCAGTCAAATAGATTTTAAACCGTTTTAGAAATTGCTTTAGGTTCATCATTGAAGAACTATCTTTTAATTTAAACCCAACAAAAGATGGTTAAGTGATTATGGATCAGTTAAATAGTGAACAAAAAATGATAAACAATCTCATCAGTAAGATAAAGGCCAATAGCTAATGGCTGAATAGTTACTAAAAATTAAGCTAAAAAAGGAACCTCCATTGCAAATCCTAAACGAGATCTATTCATTTTTGAGTAAGGGTGGGATCATGATGATCCCGCTGATTAGCAGTTCAATTATTGCGCTGGCTATCATCTTGGAACGCTCTTTTCAGCTGCGCCAAAAAAAGGTGCTAAATCCCCAGGTTGTTAGAATGCTTGCATCGATAAAAGAACCCAAAGACATTGACGCTACCCACGTCATTTGCAATCAAAACAACAGTACTTTTACAAACCTGATCAAAGTGGGATTGGAAAACCGGGAACTGCCAAAGGAAGAATTGCGAGAATTATTGGAAGACCAGGGCAGGCAGGAATCGCGTGTGCTTGAACGCGGACTGGGTGCATTAGAAACCATCGCCGGTGCAGCTCCTTTGATGGGTCTGCTCGGTACCGTTATTGGTATGATCAAAGTATTTAATGTGATTTCACAAATTGGAGTCGGACAGGGGAGTGCGCTTTCCGGAGGAATATCAGAGGCGCTAATTACCACTGTTGTGGGGCTTTCCATCGGAATACCGGTTCTGATTGCGTACAATTACTTCATCCATAAAACCGAGAACCTGATCCTGGATATCGAAAAATACTTAATGGTTTTGATGAAAAAAATTAACCAGGTAAAATAACAAGTATAAACACCCAATACCGAAGAGATTTTCAATGTTAGGTGTTATCTTATTCTTAGTTGAAATTAAAAAAGGAATGGTTCCTCTCGATTTAATATTTTTTGAAATATCAATCAACAAAAAACAAATAAATAAAGAGGAACCGTTATGAATGTAAGGCCAAAAGGGATCAATCGCAAGAAGATTAAGTTGGTTATTAAAGCAACCCATAGATGTAAAGGCTGAGATGTTGAAATTAATTAAAGCTTGGATGATTTGAATTCTAAAACTGCAAATTCAGGGTAACAATAAATGCAAATATCAAAGAAAGTCAGGAAGAAAGTTCAGATAAACGTCACTTCCCTGATTGATGTGCTTTTCATTTTGTTGATATTTTTCATGGTG
Protein-coding regions in this window:
- a CDS encoding ribonuclease Z, with translation MDEGQLELTLLGTGTCVPNPERNASGYVVRHQDITILLDIGNGTMRRMLEAKIDYKKVDAICISHFHPDHVTDLVPFLFATRHTPGFTRAKDLRILGPVGLREYLDKVSNVYGNWITNPEYPLELVELDSAKIEVGSLKLETSPVKHTEASIAYRITTSNGKSITYSGDTDECESIINLAFETDLLVIECSFPSTKKVNGHLTPLEVGRIATACKCKHVVLTHLYPVHKTNPADELKELFGGKVTLGSDLMTFQI
- a CDS encoding energy transducer TonB, which codes for MADIFEQIQPNWNNRLRWFIAASLLLHLILIFLFGSATNFRFFDMVPEIEAKDKNNDIVFELVDTPDQSNTDKLPDETRFASDKSMTAMNPERTENISDLPFNPGQTEFAEIPTNQLNPSNEAAQTAEAEPIDSKETKSESQSELELKEFALDPTKRRSFSRDLLVGKKPASQPQASRPSFENKEFSVEELGGFAFNTYNWNFAPYLLYLKKQIQAHVFPPPAFSKMGIIEGRSVVRFLINKDGSLLDIQILDTEGHRSLLKTSTNAVNSSSPFRPLPSNFPEDYLEVTGTFVYTVYK
- a CDS encoding MotA/TolQ/ExbB proton channel family protein, with product MQILNEIYSFLSKGGIMMIPLISSSIIALAIILERSFQLRQKKVLNPQVVRMLASIKEPKDIDATHVICNQNNSTFTNLIKVGLENRELPKEELRELLEDQGRQESRVLERGLGALETIAGAAPLMGLLGTVIGMIKVFNVISQIGVGQGSALSGGISEALITTVVGLSIGIPVLIAYNYFIHKTENLILDIEKYLMVLMKKINQVK